A portion of the Patescibacteria group bacterium genome contains these proteins:
- the dprA gene encoding DNA-processing protein DprA has product MEKITIEDKDYPEQLKRIKKAPKILYFKGEIKPDELCFAVVGTRRCSSYGKQVALEIAGNLAESGLTIVSGLAPGIDTFAHTAVVEQGRRTIAVLGTGLDEKSIYPKENIKLARKIVDSGGLLISEYPPGTRGTRFTFPDRNRIISGLSLGTLVIEAKEKSGALITANFAFSQKRKVFAVPGPIYALNSRGPHILIKKGAKLLDKADDILQELNLPAHLASRGEVDGYDNQTLEENLILNTLKEESLYIDKIIEKTKLKATIVASTLSVLEIKGKVRNLGRNIYALRR; this is encoded by the coding sequence ATGGAAAAAATAACAATAGAAGACAAGGATTATCCAGAACAGCTTAAAAGAATCAAAAAAGCACCGAAAATTCTCTATTTTAAAGGCGAAATTAAACCAGATGAATTATGTTTCGCCGTGGTCGGCACAAGGAGATGCTCTTCTTATGGAAAGCAAGTAGCCCTGGAAATTGCAGGTAACTTAGCTGAATCTGGACTTACTATTGTTAGTGGTTTAGCTCCGGGAATTGATACTTTTGCCCACACAGCAGTAGTTGAGCAAGGAAGAAGAACAATTGCTGTTCTTGGCACCGGTCTTGATGAAAAAAGCATCTATCCAAAAGAAAATATTAAATTAGCCAGAAAAATTGTTGATTCAGGAGGCCTTTTAATTTCAGAATATCCTCCGGGAACAAGAGGTACTCGCTTCACTTTCCCTGACAGAAATCGAATAATCTCAGGTCTTTCTTTGGGAACATTAGTAATTGAAGCTAAAGAAAAAAGCGGGGCTTTAATTACTGCTAATTTTGCTTTTTCTCAAAAAAGAAAGGTATTTGCCGTGCCAGGCCCAATTTATGCTTTAAACTCTCGAGGCCCCCACATCCTGATAAAAAAAGGAGCTAAGCTCCTTGACAAAGCTGATGACATCTTGCAAGAATTAAATTTACCCGCCCACCTCGCTTCGCGAGGCGAGGTGGACGGGTATGACAACCAAACTCTTGAAGAAAATCTGATTTTAAATACTCTAAAAGAAGAATCCTTGTATATTGATAAAATCATTGAAAAAACAAAATTAAAGGCAACCATTGTAGCCAGTACTCTTAGTGTTTTAGAAATAAAAGGAAAAGTGAGAAACTTAGGAAGAAATATTTATGCCTTACGGCG
- the pth gene encoding aminoacyl-tRNA hydrolase: MTIIVGLGNPGKKYIYTRHNIGFQVVDEFAKENNFPEFRLSKKFNSLVSESILNNEKIILVKPQTFMNKSGEAVSALINFYKTKEIIIIHDDIDLPLGKIRISKNRGAAGHKGVESITKEIGTKNFTRFRIGISPKIGKSKNVEKYVLQKFDKEEEKIIKQVIKEAIKKA; encoded by the coding sequence ATGACAATTATTGTAGGTCTTGGGAATCCCGGGAAAAAATATATATATACTCGGCATAATATTGGTTTTCAAGTTGTTGATGAATTTGCCAAGGAAAATAATTTCCCTGAATTCAGATTATCTAAAAAATTCAACTCTCTTGTTTCAGAGAGTATTTTAAATAATGAAAAAATAATTTTAGTCAAACCCCAAACTTTTATGAATAAATCCGGCGAAGCAGTGAGCGCTTTAATTAACTTTTACAAAACTAAAGAAATAATTATAATTCACGACGATATTGATTTGCCTTTAGGAAAAATTAGAATTTCTAAAAATAGAGGCGCAGCTGGCCACAAAGGCGTGGAATCAATAACTAAAGAAATTGGCACCAAAAACTTTACAAGATTCAGAATTGGAATTTCACCCAAAATAGGAAAATCAAAAAATGTAGAGAAATATGTTCTTCAAAAATTTGACAAAGAAGAAGAGAAAATAATAAAACAAGTTATCAAAGAAGCAATAAAAAAAGCTTAG
- the lepB gene encoding signal peptidase I, protein MRKFFIFIWEIAKIVVIAAVIVVPIRYFLFQPFFVRGQSMNPSFENGDYLIIDEISYRFKTPQRGEVVVFKSPQNPSQRFIKRVIGLPGETVEIKDGETIIYKDGFSQVLDESEYLFSDLSTSGNTKVILAENEYFVLGDNRSYSFDSRRFGALPEENIIGRVIFRAWPFVAAAKFEAPSY, encoded by the coding sequence ATGAGAAAGTTTTTCATATTCATCTGGGAGATTGCAAAAATAGTTGTCATTGCTGCTGTAATAGTAGTTCCGATTAGATATTTTTTATTTCAACCGTTTTTTGTGAGGGGTCAGTCAATGAACCCGAGTTTTGAAAATGGCGATTATTTGATTATAGATGAGATTAGCTATCGCTTTAAGACTCCTCAGAGAGGAGAGGTAGTAGTTTTTAAATCTCCCCAAAATCCTTCCCAACGTTTTATCAAAAGAGTTATTGGTCTTCCAGGAGAAACCGTGGAGATTAAAGATGGTGAGACAATAATTTATAAGGATGGCTTCTCCCAAGTTTTAGACGAATCAGAATATCTCTTTTCTGATTTATCGACATCAGGAAATACCAAGGTTATTTTGGCTGAAAATGAATATTTTGTTTTGGGCGATAATCGTTCTTATTCTTTTGATTCAAGAAGATTCGGGGCCTTGCCTGAAGAAAATATTATTGGCCGGGTAATTTTCAGAGCTTGGCCATTTGTTGCTGCGGCCAAGTTTGAGGCCCCTTCGTATTGA
- the hisS gene encoding histidine--tRNA ligase, which produces MRDILPEEQKYYQKIYDIVSNIADFYGFGKIDTPIVEETELFSKGIGLATDIVKKQMYSLKTKGGDSLSLRPEWTAPVVRAYIENGMQNLPQPLKLWYFGPCYRHERPQADRYRQFWQFGFEVLGEKSPVIDAQIIQIFYNILRELKLKNLIVEVNSIGDSNCRPYYKKLLANYFRTREASLCADCKKRLRENVLRILDCKEEKCQPIKAEAPQILDHLCEECHSHFKEVLEFLDEIEIPYNLNPYLVRGLDYYTKTVFEIFPGAAEKKESSQNALAGGGRYDRLVKLLGGKETSACGAAVGIERIINLMKSQEIKRADKEAEAQIFLAQLGNLAKRKSLKLLEDFRKAKIRVAESFGRDSLKAQLSRADKVGARYTLILGQKESLEGIIIIRDMKSGKQEIVKLDKVVATMRKKLKKSS; this is translated from the coding sequence ATGCGCGATATATTACCAGAAGAGCAGAAATATTATCAAAAGATTTATGATATAGTTTCCAATATTGCTGATTTTTATGGATTTGGAAAAATTGATACTCCCATTGTTGAAGAAACAGAGCTTTTTTCCAAAGGGATTGGATTGGCCACTGACATTGTAAAAAAGCAAATGTATAGTTTAAAAACCAAAGGAGGAGATTCTTTGAGTTTGAGACCAGAATGGACTGCTCCGGTAGTTAGGGCTTATATTGAAAATGGCATGCAAAACTTGCCTCAACCATTAAAACTTTGGTATTTTGGCCCTTGTTATCGCCATGAACGGCCCCAGGCTGACAGATACCGTCAATTTTGGCAATTCGGCTTCGAGGTTTTAGGAGAAAAAAGTCCGGTAATAGACGCTCAGATTATCCAGATTTTTTATAATATTTTGCGAGAACTTAAATTAAAGAATTTAATTGTTGAGGTAAATAGTATTGGAGATAGTAATTGCCGGCCCTACTATAAAAAACTTTTAGCAAATTATTTCAGGACAAGGGAAGCCTCATTGTGTGCTGATTGTAAAAAACGGCTTAGAGAAAATGTTTTAAGAATTTTAGATTGCAAAGAAGAAAAATGCCAGCCCATAAAAGCTGAGGCGCCTCAGATACTTGACCATCTTTGTGAAGAATGCCACTCACATTTTAAAGAGGTTTTGGAATTTTTGGACGAAATTGAAATACCTTATAATCTTAATCCTTATTTAGTTAGAGGCCTTGATTATTATACTAAAACTGTTTTTGAAATTTTTCCTGGGGCAGCTGAAAAGAAAGAAAGTTCCCAGAACGCTTTAGCAGGCGGGGGAAGATACGATAGGTTAGTTAAGCTTTTGGGGGGAAAGGAAACGTCAGCTTGCGGGGCGGCAGTCGGAATAGAAAGAATTATAAATTTGATGAAGTCCCAAGAGATAAAACGGGCGGATAAAGAAGCTGAAGCTCAGATATTTTTAGCTCAACTTGGTAATTTAGCAAAGAGGAAAAGTTTGAAGCTTTTGGAAGATTTTAGAAAAGCAAAAATAAGGGTTGCTGAATCTTTTGGTAGGGATTCTTTAAAAGCCCAGTTGAGCAGAGCTGATAAAGTTGGAGCAAGATATACTCTTATTCTTGGACAGAAAGAATCTTTGGAAGGGATAATTATAATCAGAGATATGAAGAGCGGGAAGCAGGAAATAGTGAAGCTGGATAAAGTAGTAGCAACGATGAGAAAGAAACTAAAGAAATCATCTTAA
- a CDS encoding histidine triad nucleotide-binding protein → MTRDCIFCKIANKEIPKDFVYEDEKIMAFEDINPKAPVHLLIIPKKHIPSVDHLGVEDKTLMGEIILTAKKIAKEKDLKGYKLIINVGRSAGQLIDHLHLHLLAGRPMRMP, encoded by the coding sequence ATGACGAGAGATTGTATTTTTTGTAAAATTGCAAATAAGGAGATACCCAAAGATTTTGTTTATGAAGACGAAAAAATTATGGCCTTTGAAGATATTAATCCCAAGGCCCCGGTCCACCTTTTAATTATTCCTAAAAAACACATTCCTTCAGTGGACCATCTTGGAGTTGAAGATAAAACATTAATGGGGGAGATAATTTTAACTGCCAAAAAAATAGCCAAAGAAAAAGACTTAAAGGGCTATAAATTAATAATTAATGTTGGCAGGAGCGCTGGGCAGCTAATTGACCATTTACATTTGCATCTCTTAGCTGGAAGACCAATGAGGATGCCTTGA
- a CDS encoding GatB/YqeY domain-containing protein — protein sequence MLKDKIQSDLNQALKRGDEITCSTLRMLLAAILSKEKEKRYKISKEEPELTEKELAEKSNLTDEEVIEVISSEIKKRKEAILGFEKGERKELAEKEKAEMEVLEKYLPEQLSEQEIKRIAKEVIEKVGATEIKDMGRVMAEMMPQVRGKADGGLVSKVVKELLTTEET from the coding sequence ATGCTAAAAGATAAAATTCAAAGCGATCTTAATCAAGCTCTTAAAAGAGGTGATGAAATCACCTGTTCTACTCTGCGGATGCTTTTGGCTGCTATTTTGAGTAAGGAAAAGGAAAAGAGATATAAAATTTCCAAAGAGGAGCCAGAATTAACTGAGAAAGAACTTGCTGAGAAATCTAATTTAACAGACGAGGAAGTAATTGAAGTTATTTCTTCTGAGATTAAAAAAAGAAAAGAAGCGATTTTAGGATTTGAGAAAGGCGAAAGAAAAGAGCTTGCTGAAAAAGAAAAAGCAGAAATGGAAGTTTTAGAAAAGTATTTGCCAGAGCAGCTCTCGGAACAAGAAATTAAAAGAATAGCTAAAGAAGTTATTGAAAAAGTTGGGGCTACGGAAATAAAAGATATGGGAAGGGTGATGGCAGAGATGATGCCTCAAGTTAGAGGAAAAGCAGATGGAGGACTAGTAAGTAAAGTTGTAAAAGAGTTATTAACCACAGAAGAGACATAA
- the ybeY gene encoding rRNA maturation RNase YbeY, protein MLEINNLTTSSVDEEFLKGVAKKVLKGEDRKEVGLSIVFVGQGKMRKLNKKYRGKNKVTDVLSFDNGLNEIVICLREVKKNAKRYNSTFKKELAQVLIHGILHLLGYEHEKTKKEAEVMENKQSYYLSQI, encoded by the coding sequence ATGCTCGAAATTAACAACTTAACTACCAGTTCTGTTGATGAGGAATTTTTAAAAGGGGTTGCAAAAAAAGTTTTAAAAGGTGAAGATAGAAAAGAAGTTGGTTTATCTATCGTTTTCGTTGGCCAGGGGAAAATGAGAAAACTAAATAAGAAATATCGGGGCAAGAACAAGGTAACGGATGTTTTATCTTTTGATAATGGATTAAATGAGATTGTTATTTGCCTCAGGGAGGTTAAGAAGAATGCTAAGAGATATAATTCAACATTTAAAAAAGAATTAGCTCAGGTTTTAATTCACGGTATTTTACATCTTTTGGGTTATGAGCACGAAAAAACTAAAAAAGAAGCTGAGGTAATGGAGAATAAACAAAGTTATTATTTATCTCAAATTTAA
- the ftsA gene encoding cell division protein FtsA, which yields MPRPYIITALDIGSGSIKLLTVSKKPGEADFEILSYNQQASLGIRKGVVIDVPKVAEIVSSLKEKAEQDCGRRIDNVYASIGGGHIFCTSSRGLVSVSRADQKISEEDIARVLQAAQAISLPSNKEIIEVFPKEFIVDGEGGVREAIGMEGVRLEAETLILCGFSPYLKNSSQSILNSGFQINYLFPDPLASARAVLTPREKELGVCVLDIGAGTTGLAVFEEGNLIHTAVFPIGSGHITGDIAICLKTDIDTAEKIKLEFGSCLASSKEKKKIKIEQEEPLIFSKKALADIIEARVSEIFAISNKELKKISRQRLLPAGVVLTGGGAKLPGIRELTKKELKLPCRIGVSQVSPAFQEDPSLSTLYGLILEGVDSEEEQGNFPSSRKGIKNKLKKIFRVFIP from the coding sequence ATGCCAAGGCCTTACATTATAACTGCTTTAGATATTGGCTCAGGTAGTATAAAGCTGCTTACTGTTTCTAAAAAACCCGGGGAAGCAGATTTTGAAATTTTGAGCTATAACCAGCAAGCTTCTTTGGGAATTAGAAAAGGAGTGGTGATTGATGTTCCCAAAGTAGCAGAAATTGTTTCTTCTTTAAAGGAAAAAGCTGAGCAAGATTGTGGCCGAAGAATAGACAACGTTTATGCCAGCATTGGAGGAGGGCATATATTTTGCACTTCTTCTCGAGGATTAGTTTCTGTTTCTCGAGCCGACCAAAAAATTTCAGAAGAAGATATTGCAAGGGTTTTACAGGCTGCCCAGGCTATTTCTCTTCCTTCAAATAAAGAAATTATTGAAGTTTTCCCCAAAGAGTTTATTGTTGATGGAGAGGGAGGGGTGAGGGAGGCGATAGGAATGGAAGGAGTAAGATTAGAAGCAGAAACATTGATTCTTTGTGGCTTTTCTCCTTATTTAAAAAATTCCAGCCAAAGTATTTTAAATTCCGGTTTCCAGATTAACTATTTATTTCCTGATCCTTTAGCTAGCGCCCGGGCAGTCCTAACTCCCCGAGAAAAAGAATTGGGAGTTTGCGTTTTAGATATTGGAGCCGGGACTACCGGATTAGCAGTATTTGAAGAAGGGAATTTAATCCATACCGCTGTTTTTCCTATCGGGTCAGGTCATATTACCGGTGACATTGCCATTTGCCTCAAAACAGATATTGATACCGCAGAAAAAATAAAGTTGGAATTTGGAAGTTGCCTGGCGTCTTCTAAAGAGAAAAAGAAAATAAAAATTGAGCAGGAAGAGCCACTTATTTTTTCAAAAAAAGCATTAGCAGATATTATTGAAGCTCGAGTTTCGGAAATTTTCGCGATATCTAATAAAGAATTAAAGAAAATTTCTCGTCAAAGATTACTTCCGGCTGGAGTAGTTTTAACCGGAGGAGGAGCAAAGCTACCAGGGATTAGAGAATTGACGAAAAAAGAATTAAAACTGCCCTGTCGCATTGGAGTTTCCCAAGTTTCTCCCGCCTTTCAAGAGGACCCGAGCTTATCTACTCTTTATGGATTAATTTTAGAAGGAGTTGATTCGGAAGAGGAACAAGGGAATTTTCCAAGCTCTAGAAAAGGAATTAAAAATAAATTAAAAAAGATATTTAGAGTTTTTATACCATAG
- the ftsZ gene encoding cell division protein FtsZ, whose amino-acid sequence MTSNTKIKVVGVGGSGSNVISRMMRCKIKGVELVAVNADAQDLQRTKAHQKIRIGKNLTKGLGTGMNPETGKEAAKEQREEIQEVLSGSDMLFITCGMGGGCGSGASPIVADIAKKSGALTLAVVTKPFSFEGIQRMEIARDSLRKLRGKVDTLISISNDKLLSILEPKTTVLNAFWVCDEILRQAVQGISDLIVLPGIINIDFADVKAIMKDSGSALFGIGKATGSERAKEAAQKALSSPLLGLSCKGAKGVLFNVSGGKDISLSEIDEVAKIITQEVSPEAKVIFGAIQNEKLKKGEIKVTVIATGF is encoded by the coding sequence ATGACTTCAAATACAAAAATTAAAGTAGTTGGAGTGGGAGGTTCAGGGTCAAATGTAATTTCCCGGATGATGAGGTGTAAAATTAAAGGTGTGGAATTAGTTGCCGTAAATGCTGATGCCCAAGACCTTCAGAGAACTAAAGCCCATCAGAAAATTCGGATTGGCAAAAATTTAACCAAGGGTTTAGGAACAGGGATGAATCCTGAAACAGGGAAGGAGGCAGCTAAAGAACAAAGAGAGGAAATTCAAGAAGTTTTAAGCGGCTCAGATATGCTTTTTATTACTTGCGGTATGGGCGGCGGCTGTGGAAGCGGGGCTTCTCCTATTGTGGCTGATATCGCTAAAAAATCAGGAGCCTTAACACTGGCTGTAGTTACCAAGCCCTTTTCTTTTGAGGGAATTCAACGGATGGAAATTGCTCGGGATAGTTTGAGAAAACTTAGAGGAAAAGTTGACACTTTAATTAGTATTTCCAATGATAAGTTACTTTCAATCTTAGAACCAAAAACTACAGTTTTAAATGCTTTTTGGGTTTGTGACGAAATTTTAAGACAGGCAGTTCAGGGGATTTCTGATTTGATTGTCCTGCCTGGAATAATTAATATTGATTTTGCTGATGTTAAAGCAATTATGAAGGACTCTGGCTCTGCCCTGTTTGGCATAGGAAAAGCTACGGGCTCAGAGCGAGCAAAAGAGGCAGCTCAGAAAGCTCTTAGTTCTCCTTTGCTTGGTTTGTCTTGCAAAGGAGCAAAGGGAGTTTTATTTAATGTTTCTGGAGGCAAAGATATTAGTTTGTCTGAAATAGATGAGGTGGCTAAAATTATCACTCAGGAGGTTTCTCCAGAAGCAAAAGTAATTTTTGGAGCAATTCAGAATGAGAAACTAAAAAAAGGAGAGATAAAAGTGACGGTAATCGCCACAGGGTTCTAA
- a CDS encoding ribonucleoside triphosphate reductase has protein sequence MKNRITKVHLPKFSKRKITKVKKRDETIVDFEQEKITDAIFKAITATGQGDGKRSKKLSDRVVKFLNRRFKKDEIPQVEQIQDIVEEVLILDGLVETARAYILYREQRRRIREAVAVVDESSERIDKYLQELDWQVYENANMTFSLQGLNQYAITDISKKYWLNKIYPKEIREAALNEDFHIHDLESISTYCMGWDLYDLLKRGFRGVSGKLECRPAKHFRTALGQLVNFFYTVQGESAGAQAVSNFDTLLAPFIRYDGLSYPQVKQAMQEFLYNCMVPTRVGFQTPFLNVTLDIKPPSFLAKQPVIIGGEPQKETYGEFQEEMDMFIRTFYEELMEGDAKGRPFTFPIPTVSITKDFDWDNPALNPLWEATAKYGVNYFQNFIQSDMRPEDFRSMCCRLRLSKKELYMRGGGLFGSQPLTGSLGVVTINLSRIGYLSKTKKEFFERLENLMDLAKESLEIKRKALDNFMEKGLYPYSKFYLASVKKIRNSYLGNHFSTIGLIGMNEALLNFIGEDVGSRRGKRFAFELLDFMRERLIKYQEETGNLYNLEATPGEGTSYRQAKADKDEYPDIVTAGTKEAPYYTNSSQLPVNYTDDIFDALKLQDELQCKYTGGTVLHIFLGERIHDSQMAKNLVKKVFENFHLPYITLTPTFSICPSHGYLTGEHFYCPKCTIKQPCEVYSRIVGYIRPVSQWHIGKRREFKERKEFKIKV, from the coding sequence ATGAAAAATAGAATTACCAAAGTTCACCTTCCAAAATTTTCCAAAAGAAAAATTACGAAGGTAAAAAAAAGGGATGAGACGATTGTAGATTTTGAGCAAGAAAAAATTACTGATGCTATTTTTAAAGCCATAACTGCAACTGGTCAGGGCGATGGGAAAAGGTCAAAAAAACTTTCAGATAGGGTGGTTAAATTTTTAAATCGTCGCTTTAAAAAAGATGAAATTCCTCAAGTAGAACAGATTCAGGACATTGTTGAGGAAGTTTTAATTTTGGATGGCTTAGTTGAGACCGCCCGAGCATATATTCTATACCGTGAGCAAAGAAGAAGAATCCGCGAGGCAGTAGCAGTTGTTGATGAGTCAAGCGAAAGGATTGATAAATATTTGCAAGAACTTGATTGGCAGGTTTACGAAAACGCTAATATGACTTTTTCTTTGCAGGGTTTGAATCAATATGCAATTACAGATATTTCTAAGAAATATTGGTTAAACAAAATTTATCCTAAAGAGATAAGAGAAGCGGCTCTTAACGAAGATTTCCATATCCATGATTTAGAAAGTATTAGTACATATTGTATGGGTTGGGATCTTTATGATTTACTAAAGAGAGGATTTAGAGGGGTGTCAGGAAAACTGGAATGCCGTCCAGCAAAACATTTCAGAACAGCTTTAGGTCAGTTGGTAAATTTCTTCTATACAGTCCAAGGTGAGTCGGCAGGTGCGCAAGCTGTTTCTAATTTTGATACACTCCTTGCTCCTTTTATCCGTTATGATGGTTTAAGCTACCCTCAGGTTAAACAAGCAATGCAGGAATTTTTATATAATTGTATGGTGCCCACTCGAGTTGGTTTCCAGACCCCTTTCTTAAATGTAACTCTTGATATTAAGCCACCCTCTTTTCTGGCTAAGCAGCCAGTAATTATTGGAGGCGAGCCCCAAAAAGAGACCTATGGCGAGTTTCAGGAAGAGATGGATATGTTTATTCGGACTTTTTACGAAGAATTAATGGAAGGTGATGCTAAAGGAAGACCTTTTACATTTCCTATTCCAACAGTTTCCATAACTAAAGATTTTGATTGGGATAATCCGGCTCTAAATCCTTTGTGGGAGGCAACCGCAAAGTACGGGGTTAATTATTTCCAGAATTTCATTCAATCAGATATGCGTCCAGAGGATTTCCGTTCGATGTGTTGCCGGCTTCGTTTGTCAAAGAAAGAACTCTATATGAGAGGAGGAGGATTGTTTGGATCACAGCCCTTAACAGGAAGCTTGGGTGTAGTAACTATAAATCTGTCCCGGATTGGTTATCTTTCTAAAACCAAAAAAGAGTTTTTTGAAAGATTAGAGAATCTAATGGACTTAGCTAAAGAGAGTTTGGAAATTAAGAGGAAAGCTTTAGATAATTTTATGGAAAAAGGCCTCTATCCTTATTCAAAATTTTATTTAGCTTCGGTTAAAAAAATACGAAATTCTTACCTTGGAAACCACTTTTCAACTATTGGGTTAATAGGGATGAATGAAGCTCTTTTGAATTTTATTGGAGAGGATGTAGGTTCTCGTCGGGGAAAAAGGTTTGCTTTTGAACTTTTGGATTTTATGCGGGAAAGATTAATTAAATATCAGGAGGAAACCGGGAATTTATATAATCTTGAAGCTACTCCTGGCGAGGGGACGAGCTATCGTCAGGCAAAAGCTGACAAAGACGAATATCCGGATATTGTTACTGCCGGTACAAAAGAAGCACCGTATTATACAAACTCCTCTCAACTGCCGGTTAACTATACTGATGATATTTTTGATGCCTTAAAACTCCAAGATGAACTTCAATGTAAATATACAGGAGGCACAGTTCTCCATATATTTTTGGGCGAAAGGATTCATGATTCCCAGATGGCTAAAAATTTAGTTAAAAAAGTTTTTGAGAATTTCCATTTACCTTATATTACTTTGACCCCAACCTTTTCAATCTGTCCTAGTCATGGTTATTTGACTGGAGAACACTTTTATTGCCCGAAATGCACAATCAAGCAGCCTTGCGAGGTTTATTCAAGAATTGTGGGGTACATTCGTCCCGTGTCCCAATGGCATATTGGCAAGCGCCGGGAATTTAAAGAGAGGAAAGAGTTTAAAATAAAAGTATAA
- a CDS encoding anaerobic ribonucleoside-triphosphate reductase activating protein: MIIGGLQKLTLIDYPGKLAATVFLAGCNFCCPWCYSSELVLPEKIKKQPKISEKEFFEFLEERKGLLKGVTVCGGEPTINKDLPNFAKEIKKLGYSVKLDTNGSNPTMLKKLIDNNLIDYVAMDVKLPKEKYSELYSKVENIEKSIKILKEDKIDCEFRTTVIPTVLEKKDILKIARWISPAKKYYLQNFRPEKTIDPKFKKIKPYSEKYLSEIKKAISPFFEVCQIR, translated from the coding sequence ATGATTATAGGCGGATTACAAAAACTTACTTTAATAGATTATCCTGGCAAATTAGCTGCCACGGTTTTTCTGGCTGGCTGTAATTTTTGCTGTCCCTGGTGTTACAGTTCGGAGCTTGTTCTTCCAGAAAAAATTAAAAAGCAACCTAAAATCTCAGAGAAAGAATTTTTTGAGTTTTTAGAAGAACGAAAAGGATTATTGAAAGGAGTGACGGTCTGTGGAGGAGAGCCAACCATTAATAAAGATTTGCCAAATTTTGCCAAAGAAATAAAAAAACTTGGATATTCAGTAAAACTTGATACTAATGGCTCTAATCCAACGATGCTAAAAAAGTTAATTGATAATAATTTAATTGACTATGTAGCTATGGATGTGAAACTTCCCAAGGAAAAATACTCAGAACTATATTCAAAAGTTGAAAATATAGAAAAAAGCATTAAAATATTGAAAGAAGACAAAATAGATTGTGAATTTAGGACCACGGTAATACCTACTGTTTTGGAGAAAAAAGATATCTTGAAAATTGCCAGATGGATTTCCCCAGCTAAAAAATATTATCTTCAAAACTTTCGGCCAGAAAAAACCATTGACCCAAAATTTAAAAAAATAAAACCTTATTCTGAAAAATATCTCTCGGAGATTAAAAAAGCAATTTCTCCATTTTTTGAAGTTTGTCAAATTAGATAA